The following coding sequences are from one Manduca sexta isolate Smith_Timp_Sample1 chromosome 7, JHU_Msex_v1.0, whole genome shotgun sequence window:
- the LOC115444158 gene encoding LOW QUALITY PROTEIN: zinc finger BED domain-containing protein 5-like (The sequence of the model RefSeq protein was modified relative to this genomic sequence to represent the inferred CDS: substituted 1 base at 1 genomic stop codon), giving the protein MERWLKGVKRVATTSNDAECSKAVRAENIAITDPEDDTTTSSSTVSKTKRRKYDESYISFGFVDSNGSPLCMLCSKLLPNSSMAPAKLRRHLETVHPESKDKNKEFFVRKKDQLLESQKNMMHVTQTINEKATEASYLVSYRIAQAGEAHTIAEKLIKPCVLDITKCMLDEKSAKHLSIVPLSNDTVSRRIHDLASYVKQELVTRLQNTRFALQMDESTDVAGLAILLVIVRYPYKSSFEEDMLMCSSLLTNTTGEEIFKKINIFFXENNLSWNNCIDICTDGAKAMTGKTAGAVSRMKNKAPNCSSSHCILHRQALAMKQMPSNLKLVMDEAVKIIHFIKSRPLQSRLFSLLCEDYGSKHKTLLLHTEVRWLSRGKTLTRLFELRAELQMFLSADTSFNLKDRFYDNTWLFRLSFMADIFQKLNELNLSLQGKQTTVFQAYNKITAFKRKLDFWIICIGKKEIESFTLLSEFVSENDSEMFEDDVFEELVQYLSSMRASFEKYFPEEHNTKIKVNSWIHNPFLPNLEKPENMSNEIYESLLEMSSDTSMESLFKTTPLNDFWCRIQDECAMLGQMALDILLPFPTTYLCETGFSTYAATKTKYRNRLDAEADMRLQLSSIKPDINQLMKNKKQFHTSH; this is encoded by the coding sequence atGGAACGTTGGCTTAAAGGTGTTAAACGTGTTGCAACAACATCTAATGACGCTGAATGTTCAAAAGCAGTGCGCGCGGAGAATATAGCAATCACCGATCCAGAAGATGATACCACGACGTCAAGCTCGACGGTTTCAAAGACGAAAAGAAGGAAGTATGATGAATCTTATATCAGTTTCGGATTTGTTGATTCCAACGGCTCACCTCTCTGCATGCTCTGTAGTAAACTGCTTCCTAATAGTTCCATGGCACCTGCCAAATTGCGCCGACATTTAGAAACTGTACACCCCGAGTCTAAAGACAAGAATAAAGAATTTTTTGTTCGCAAAAAAGATCAGTTATTAGAAagtcaaaaaaatatgatgcatGTAACACAAACTATCAACGAAAAGGCCACGGAGGCATCATATTTAGTTAGCTATCGCATTGCACAAGCAGGTGAAGCGCATACTATCGCtgagaaattaataaaaccatGTGTATTAGACATAACAAAATGTATGCTCGATGAAAAATCTGCAAAGCATCTTTCTATTGTTCCGTTATCAAACGATACTGTTTCACGACGAATCCATGATTTGGCAAGCTACGTCAAACAAGAACTAGTTACACGTCTACAAAATACACGATTCGCCTTGCAAATGGACGAGTCGACTGATGTCGCTGGTTTGGCTATCCTGCTGGTTATTGTGAGATATCCATATAAAAGTTCTTTTGAAGAAGACATGCTTATGTGTTCATCGCTGCTTACAAACACTACCGGGgaagaaatttttaaaaaaataaatatatttttttaagaaaataatctcAGTTGGAACAATTGCATTGACATTTGTACAGATGGGGCCAAGGCGATGACAGGTAAAACAGCAGGAGCAGTGTCACGAATGAAAAATAAAGCGCCTAATTGTAGTTCCAGTCATTGTATTCTGCATAGACAAGCACTTGCGATGAAGCAAATGCCGTCAAATCTAAAATTAGTTATGGATGAAGcggtaaaaataattcattttatcaAATCACGACCACTACAATCCCGATTGTTCTCATTATTGTGTGAAGATTATGGCAGCAAACATAAAACACTGCTGCTCCATACAGAAGTGCGATGGCTGTCTCGGGGTAAAACTTTAACAAGGCTATTTGAACTTAGAGCCGAGTTACAAATGTTTCTTTCAGCAGATACTTCTTTTAATTTGAAGGACCGTTTTTATGATAACACTTGGTTGTTCCGATTGTCTTTTATGGCGGATATCTTTCAAAAACTTAACGAATTGAATTTATCGTTGCAAGGTAAACAGACAACAGTGTTTCAggcctataataaaataactgcttttaaaagaaaattagatTTTTGGATCATTTGCATTGGTAAGAAAGAAATAGAAAGCTTTACGTTACTCAGTGAGTTTGTTAGCGAAAACGACTCAGAAATGTTTGAAGATGATGTGTTTGAAGAATTGGTCCAATATCTCAGTTCGATGCGCGCATCTTTTGAAAAGTATTTTCCCGAAGaacacaatacaaaaattaaagtgAATTCATGGATTCATAATCCTTTTTTACCCAACTTGGAAAAGCCTGAAAACATGTCAAACGAGATATATGAATCTCTTTTAGAAATGTCATCAGACACAAGTATGGAGTCACTGTTCAAAACGACGCCTCTCAATGATTTTTGGTGCAGAATCCAAGATGAATGTGCAATGCTTGGCCAAATGGCTCTGGATATTCTTCTCCCGTTCCCAACTACATATTTGTGCGAAACAGGATTCTCTACCTACGCAGCCACGAAAACAAAATATCGCAATAGACTGGACGCCGAAGCTGATATGAGACTCCAACTTTCTTCCATCAAACCTGATATCAACcaattgatgaaaaataaaaaacagtttcatACCTCCCACTag
- the LOC115444138 gene encoding uncharacterized protein LOC115444138 → MTDFIKENNAKLNIINKNQKELNQAIKDLSKQNLGLENEMHVINMYNQIEICLQQVYDRVELLENAITFAHLGQLHPSIVDPSFLQVKNTQLMYSPTIENIHAIEKLIELKAYSTNESINFVLEISLVTNLPYSLLHLYSIPNKNNTVLIPKNPYLILGGSEFAYPLEPCTSITEKVVICRHLEWHQLNKSEDCIAQLLQHKQPHNCKYATAEINNNIIKQIKENSWIAILKQEEIAKTTCEENVEYQRIS, encoded by the exons ATGACAGAtttcataaaagaaaacaacgctaaactaaatataatcaataagaACCAAAAAGAACTAAATCAAGCGATCAAAGATTTAAGTAAGCAGAATTTAGGATTAGAGAATGAAATGcatgtaataaatatgtataatcaaATTGAAATTTGCTTACAACAAGTTTATGATAGGGTAGAATTATTAGAAAATGCAATAACATTTGCTCATCTAGGTCAATTACACCCAAGCATTGTGGACCCTAGCTTTCTT CaagtaaaaaatacacagtTGATGTACTCTCCTACTATAGAAAACATACATGCAATTGAGAAATTAATAGAATTAAAGGCATACAGTACGAAtgaatcaattaattttgtattagaaaTATCATTAGTAACTAACCTTCCTTATAGTTTGCTTCATTTGTACTCGATCccgaataaaaacaatacgGTCCTCATTCCCAAAAACCCATACCTAATCTTGGGAGGCAGCGAATTCGCATACCCTCTTGAGCCCTGCACATCTATAACGGAGAAAGTAGTCATCTGCCGTCACTTAGAATGGCACCAACTCAACAAGTCAGAAGATTGTATAGCGCAACTTCTACAACATAAACAACCACATAATTGCAAGTATGCAACAGctgaaattaacaataatatcataaaacaaattaaggAAAACAGTTGGATCGCTATCCTAAAACAAGAAGAAATCGCGAAAACCACGTGTGAAGAAAACGTAGAATACCAGCGGATCAGCTGA
- the LOC115444137 gene encoding uncharacterized protein LOC115444137, translating into MSDKKCCVPGCPQKEVLHRFPDPEKAKERFDLWVNSIGGNILTLQNEFIHKYRRVCNTHFAEKYYCRNNRISKLAITTLLLPDSSLIENRLLRQLQNVVGSLPSTSQGGTDFITTFTEEIIPVQQSRNLPKSLPSGLQDLIEIEANKENRPVCQTESDQIVQHNGKYNMFVKCYKYVRYWRSDLVLIPRQIKLEFQFLSI; encoded by the exons ATGTCGGACAAaaaatgttgtgttccgggatGTCCCCAAAAAGAAG TGCTGCATCGGTTTCCGGATCCAGAAAAGGCAAAAGAGCGGTTTGATCTTTGGGTCAATTCCATAGGAGGCAATATACTGACTTTACAAAAtgaattcattcataaatatcgGCGTGTTTGTAACACTCATTTTGCAGAAAAGTATTATTGCCGCAACAATCGAATCAGCAAACTAGCAATAACAACTTTATTGTTGCCTG actCTTCACTGATTGAAAATAGACTACTGAGGCAGTTGCAAAATGTGGTTGGATCTTTGCCATCAACCTCACAAGGAGGCACAG ATTTCATTACAACATTTACAGAAGAAATAATCCCAGTGCAGCAGTCTCGAAATTTACCTAAATCTTTACCATCAGGCTTACaag ATCTCATTGAAATTGAAGCCAATAAAGAAAATCGCCCTGTTTGTCAAACTGAATCCGATCAAATTGTACAGCATaatggtaaatataatatgtttgtaaaatgttataagtaTGTTAGATATTGGAGGTCAGATTTGGTTTTAATTCCCAGACAAATAAAACTAGAATTTCAGTTCCTTTCTATTTAG